One Roseomonas sp. OT10 DNA window includes the following coding sequences:
- a CDS encoding NAD(P)/FAD-dependent oxidoreductase translates to MSRAFDALVIGAGIGGATAAAHLAAHRRVALIEAEESAGYHTTGRSAAIWLANYGSPDAKVLTLASRPFFEDPPEGFAAAPLFRRRPVVHLAPPEQLPVLEALIANGRGVEPIALDDVRAMVPALRPGYAAAAAIEHEAFDMDVAALHQGFLKQVAARGGVLALRARAGRIARVDGQWQVETSDGTAFAAPVLVNAAGAWADEVATLAGVAPLGLQPKRRTALIVDPAPYDVTDWPLVEDVGHSWYARPEARSRLMVSPADETDQEPADAQPDELDVAVAVDRMQQALDIAVRRVEHRWAGLRTFTPDRGLAIGPGSAEGFWWNAGQGGYGIQTAPAAGALLAALVEGQDPGQALAPVLPLLDPRRFAGETA, encoded by the coding sequence ATGAGCCGCGCCTTCGACGCCCTGGTCATCGGCGCCGGCATCGGCGGCGCCACCGCCGCCGCGCACCTCGCCGCGCACCGCCGCGTCGCGCTGATCGAGGCGGAGGAGAGCGCCGGCTACCACACCACCGGCCGCTCGGCCGCGATCTGGCTGGCCAATTATGGCTCGCCCGACGCGAAGGTGCTGACGCTGGCCTCCCGCCCCTTCTTCGAGGACCCGCCGGAGGGCTTCGCCGCCGCGCCGCTGTTCCGCCGCCGGCCGGTCGTCCACCTCGCCCCCCCGGAACAGCTTCCGGTGCTGGAGGCGCTGATCGCCAACGGGCGCGGGGTGGAGCCCATCGCCCTCGACGACGTGCGGGCGATGGTCCCGGCGCTGCGCCCCGGCTACGCGGCGGCGGCGGCGATCGAGCACGAGGCCTTCGACATGGACGTGGCCGCGCTGCACCAGGGCTTCCTGAAGCAGGTCGCGGCGCGCGGCGGGGTGCTGGCCCTGCGCGCCCGGGCCGGGCGGATCGCCCGGGTCGACGGGCAGTGGCAGGTGGAGACGAGCGACGGCACCGCCTTCGCCGCCCCCGTGCTGGTGAATGCCGCCGGGGCCTGGGCGGACGAGGTCGCGACCCTGGCCGGCGTTGCCCCGCTGGGGCTGCAACCCAAGCGGCGCACCGCCCTGATCGTCGATCCCGCGCCCTATGACGTGACGGACTGGCCGCTGGTCGAGGATGTCGGCCATTCCTGGTACGCCCGGCCGGAGGCACGCTCCCGCCTCATGGTCAGCCCGGCCGACGAGACGGACCAGGAGCCCGCCGACGCCCAGCCGGACGAGCTGGACGTGGCTGTCGCCGTGGACCGGATGCAGCAGGCGCTGGACATCGCGGTGCGCCGGGTGGAGCACCGCTGGGCGGGGCTGCGCACCTTCACCCCCGATCGCGGCCTGGCCATCGGGCCCGGCTCGGCCGAGGGCTTCTGGTGGAATGCCGGCCAGGGCGGCTACGGCATCCAGACCGCCCCCGCCGCCGGTGCCCTGCTGGCCGCGCTGGTCGAGGGACAGGACCCCGGCCAGGCGCTGGCGCCGGTGCTGCCCCTGCTCGACCCGCGCCGCTTCGCCGGAGAGACCGCATGA
- a CDS encoding pyridoxal-phosphate dependent enzyme, translated as MTTLPTPGLPTPGLPTPGLPTPGLPTHDDVRAAAERLAGRIVRTPMLRHPLLDQLTGATVLVKPEPLQRTGSFKLRGATNAALKLSPEQRAAGVVTHSSGNHGQAVACAAAALGMRALIAMPQDAPAIKVESTRRWGAEITFFDRATTDRETLADRLAAEHGGTVLPPFDHPDVIAGQGTAALELIEDAKAAGLTLDALLVCTGGGGLVAGSALAVEGASPGTEVWGVEPEGWDDTARSLAAGERLRADGQGSLLCDSLLSVRPGALTFAINRRLLAGAVAVDDAEVLHAMRFAFEALKIVAEPGGAVALAAALTGKVPLQGRTVGVVISGGNVDPAVFARALAA; from the coding sequence ATGACGACGCTTCCCACCCCTGGGCTTCCCACCCCTGGGCTTCCCACCCCTGGGCTTCCCACCCCTGGACTTCCCACCCATGACGACGTCCGCGCCGCCGCGGAACGGCTGGCCGGGCGGATCGTCCGCACGCCGATGCTGCGCCACCCGCTGCTGGACCAGTTGACCGGCGCGACGGTGCTGGTGAAGCCGGAGCCGTTGCAGCGCACCGGCTCCTTCAAGCTGCGCGGGGCGACCAACGCGGCGCTGAAGCTGTCGCCGGAGCAGCGGGCGGCGGGGGTGGTGACGCATTCCTCCGGCAATCACGGCCAGGCGGTGGCCTGCGCCGCCGCCGCGCTGGGGATGCGGGCGCTGATCGCGATGCCGCAGGACGCCCCGGCCATCAAGGTGGAGAGCACCCGGCGCTGGGGCGCGGAGATCACCTTCTTCGACCGCGCCACCACCGACCGCGAGACCCTGGCCGACCGGCTGGCCGCCGAGCACGGCGGCACCGTCCTGCCCCCCTTCGACCATCCGGATGTGATCGCCGGCCAGGGCACGGCGGCGCTGGAGCTGATCGAGGATGCGAAGGCCGCCGGGCTGACGCTCGACGCGCTGCTGGTCTGCACCGGCGGGGGCGGGCTCGTGGCGGGCAGCGCCCTGGCGGTGGAGGGCGCGAGCCCCGGCACGGAGGTCTGGGGGGTGGAGCCGGAAGGCTGGGACGACACCGCCCGCTCGCTCGCCGCCGGGGAGCGGCTGCGGGCGGACGGCCAGGGCTCGCTGCTTTGCGACTCGCTGCTCTCGGTGCGGCCGGGGGCGCTGACCTTCGCGATCAACCGCCGCCTGCTGGCCGGCGCCGTCGCGGTGGACGACGCAGAGGTGCTCCACGCCATGCGCTTCGCCTTCGAGGCGCTGAAGATCGTGGCCGAGCCCGGCGGTGCAGTGGCCCTGGCCGCGGCGCTGACCGGCAAGGTGCCGCTGCAGGGCCGCACCGTGGGGGTGGTGATCAGCGGCGGCAACGTGGACCCGGCGGTCTTCGCCCGGGCCCTGGCGGCGTAG
- a CDS encoding PaaI family thioesterase: MQNDPGGAPYHDLIGMEVEEWRDGFARIVCHAETKHLNRSGIVHGGVILSLIDQAAGYSGLWCSVPGNVRKAVTVDLDCRFTGQVGLGRVVAEAKLVRGGRSLYFVRTEVFDADGQLAAFGASTHRWRKGSERIEGVPAEAG, translated from the coding sequence ATGCAGAACGACCCCGGCGGCGCCCCCTATCACGACCTGATCGGAATGGAGGTGGAGGAATGGCGTGACGGCTTCGCCCGCATCGTCTGCCACGCGGAGACGAAGCACCTGAACCGCAGCGGCATCGTCCATGGTGGCGTGATCCTGTCGCTGATCGACCAGGCGGCCGGCTATTCCGGCCTGTGGTGCAGCGTGCCCGGGAACGTCCGCAAGGCGGTGACGGTGGACCTCGACTGCCGCTTCACCGGCCAGGTCGGGCTGGGCCGGGTGGTGGCGGAGGCGAAGCTGGTCCGCGGCGGCCGCAGCCTCTACTTCGTCCGCACCGAGGTCTTCGATGCGGACGGCCAGCTCGCCGCCTTCGGCGCCAGCACGCATCGCTGGCGCAAGGGCAGCGAGCGGATCGAGGGCGTGCCTGCCGAAGCCGGCTGA
- the motA gene encoding flagellar motor stator protein MotA — MTTIGGFIFMLVAVFGGYTIAGGHFNIIMATLPFEMMMIGGAAIGTFVMSNSMHDIKHTAGGFGKIIKGARYHKEDYVDMLSLLYFFVRLAQTKGAMALEPHIEKPEESAAFAKFPKIRDDHHAAALICDYLRMVGMNADDPHQIEDVMARELKKIREEEMHASHAMQTVADALPALGIVAAVLGVIKTMGSIDQPPAVLGKMIGGALVGTFLGVLLAYGLMGPMATRLKAVVEEESKYFEVIRAVLVAHLHGNAPQVSVETGRKMVPSGCMPTFQELEAVLQDLQIA, encoded by the coding sequence ATGACCACGATCGGCGGCTTCATCTTCATGCTGGTGGCCGTCTTCGGCGGCTACACCATCGCCGGCGGCCACTTCAACATCATCATGGCCACCCTGCCCTTCGAGATGATGATGATCGGCGGCGCGGCGATCGGCACCTTCGTCATGTCGAACTCGATGCACGACATCAAGCACACGGCCGGCGGCTTCGGGAAGATCATCAAGGGCGCGCGCTACCACAAGGAAGACTACGTGGACATGCTCTCGCTCCTCTACTTCTTCGTCCGCCTCGCCCAGACCAAGGGCGCCATGGCGCTGGAGCCGCATATCGAGAAGCCGGAGGAGAGCGCGGCCTTCGCGAAGTTCCCCAAGATCAGGGACGACCACCACGCCGCCGCGCTGATCTGCGACTACCTGCGCATGGTGGGCATGAATGCCGACGACCCGCACCAGATCGAGGACGTGATGGCGCGCGAGCTGAAGAAGATCCGCGAGGAGGAGATGCACGCGAGCCATGCCATGCAGACCGTGGCGGACGCCCTTCCGGCGCTGGGCATCGTCGCCGCGGTGCTGGGCGTCATCAAGACCATGGGCTCGATCGACCAGCCGCCGGCGGTGCTGGGCAAGATGATCGGCGGCGCGCTGGTCGGGACCTTCCTGGGCGTGCTGCTGGCCTATGGGCTGATGGGGCCGATGGCCACGCGGCTGAAGGCGGTGGTGGAGGAGGAGTCGAAGTACTTCGAGGTGATCCGCGCCGTCCTCGTCGCCCACCTGCACGGCAACGCGCCGCAGGTCTCGGTGGAGACGGGACGCAAGATGGTGCCCAGCGGCTGCATGCCGACCTTCCAGGAGCTGGAGGCGGTGCTGCAGGACCTCCAGATCGCCTGA
- a CDS encoding flagellar motor protein MotB, translating to MAKGNRNGEGATIVIRREEGGGDGHHGGAWKVAYADFVTAMMAFFLLMWLLNATTEEQRHGLADYFAPTNVMARGSSGSGQPFGGSTPNDAGQLASTTGAVRLEMGPAPILQDIETEDESEVPARLLPMRDAPPGESDGPEARPGRVEMATPGIRRGDILRDGHLDAVPPSPDALASPATQQAGPAQRRREEAREADLAAASEGALRQELERRERDALEQLAEQLRSAVKADPVLAELAQQFRVEQVPEGLRIQLLDADRQPMFALGGSAPNERSRALIAKVAAIIQRVPNAVAITGHTDAKPFRTGERSNWDLAADRANVTRRLLIEGGLTESRLRSVAGLAEREPLLPEDPQAAANRRVAILLLRQNPAPGTQAR from the coding sequence GTGGCAAAAGGCAATCGCAACGGCGAGGGGGCGACGATCGTCATCCGCCGGGAGGAAGGCGGCGGAGACGGGCACCACGGCGGTGCCTGGAAGGTTGCCTATGCCGACTTCGTCACCGCGATGATGGCCTTCTTCTTGCTCATGTGGCTGCTCAACGCCACCACGGAGGAGCAGCGCCACGGCCTCGCCGACTATTTCGCGCCGACGAACGTCATGGCGCGGGGCAGCAGCGGCAGCGGCCAGCCCTTCGGCGGCAGCACGCCGAACGATGCCGGCCAGCTCGCCTCGACCACCGGTGCGGTGCGGCTGGAGATGGGCCCTGCGCCCATCCTCCAGGACATCGAGACCGAGGATGAGAGCGAGGTCCCCGCGCGTCTCCTGCCGATGCGCGATGCGCCCCCCGGCGAGTCGGACGGGCCGGAGGCGCGCCCCGGCCGGGTGGAGATGGCGACCCCCGGCATCCGCCGCGGCGACATCCTGCGCGACGGTCACCTGGATGCCGTGCCGCCGTCGCCGGATGCCTTGGCTTCCCCGGCCACGCAGCAGGCGGGCCCGGCGCAACGCCGCCGGGAGGAGGCGCGGGAGGCCGACCTCGCCGCCGCCTCCGAGGGCGCGCTGCGCCAGGAGCTGGAGCGGCGGGAGCGCGACGCGCTGGAGCAACTGGCCGAGCAGCTGCGCTCCGCCGTGAAGGCCGACCCCGTCCTGGCCGAGCTGGCGCAGCAGTTCCGCGTCGAGCAGGTGCCGGAGGGCTTGCGCATCCAGCTCCTCGACGCCGACCGCCAGCCGATGTTCGCCCTGGGCGGATCGGCGCCCAACGAGCGCTCGCGGGCGCTGATCGCCAAGGTCGCCGCCATCATCCAGCGCGTGCCCAATGCCGTGGCCATCACCGGCCACACCGATGCCAAGCCCTTCCGCACGGGCGAACGGTCCAACTGGGACCTGGCCGCCGACCGCGCCAACGTCACCCGCCGCCTGCTGATCGAGGGGGGGCTGACCGAATCCCGGCTGCGCAGCGTGGCCGGCCTTGCCGAGAGGGAGCCGCTCTTGCCCGAGGACCCGCAGGCCGCGGCGAACCGCCGCGTCGCCATCCTGCTGCTGCGGCAGAACCCGGCGCCGGGGACGCAGGCCCGATGA
- a CDS encoding RraA family protein: MPDDGSVDTKALQKEAAMMKLEGLIREREVHEIVPLPIPDAEILARYEKLYTGAISDVLREHVLMDQALPGYLQVLRPEKTVAGFAFTVKSAPSTRVSGELTFRTHMLEQIPREAFIVWDTTGDTEGTLWGGVMTATAVGMGVRGAVIDGGIRDTAQILQKDFPIFYKYRSPNGSLGRCLISHYQVAVKIGSVWVRPGDIVVGDIDGVIVVPRGIAMAVLERAEQILGNEKEIFRWVAEGDSLQEITAKGGYF; the protein is encoded by the coding sequence ATGCCCGATGACGGGTCCGTCGATACCAAGGCGCTCCAGAAGGAGGCCGCGATGATGAAGCTGGAGGGCCTGATCCGCGAGCGCGAGGTCCATGAGATCGTCCCGCTGCCGATCCCGGACGCGGAGATCCTGGCGCGTTACGAGAAGCTCTACACCGGCGCCATCTCCGACGTGCTCCGCGAGCACGTGCTGATGGACCAGGCGCTGCCCGGCTACCTCCAGGTGCTGCGGCCGGAGAAGACCGTGGCCGGCTTCGCCTTCACGGTGAAGAGCGCCCCCAGTACGCGGGTGAGCGGCGAGCTGACCTTCCGCACCCACATGCTGGAGCAGATCCCGCGCGAAGCCTTCATCGTCTGGGACACCACGGGCGATACCGAGGGCACGCTCTGGGGCGGGGTGATGACGGCGACCGCCGTCGGCATGGGCGTGCGCGGCGCGGTGATCGACGGCGGCATCCGCGACACGGCGCAGATCCTGCAGAAGGACTTCCCGATCTTCTACAAGTACCGCTCGCCCAACGGCAGCCTGGGGCGCTGCCTGATCTCGCACTACCAGGTGGCGGTGAAGATCGGCAGCGTCTGGGTGCGGCCGGGTGACATCGTGGTGGGCGACATCGACGGCGTGATCGTCGTGCCGCGCGGCATCGCCATGGCCGTGCTGGAACGCGCCGAGCAGATCCTGGGCAACGAGAAGGAGATCTTCCGCTGGGTGGCGGAGGGCGACAGCCTGCAGGAGATCACCGCCAAGGGCGGGTATTTCTGA
- a CDS encoding SDR family NAD(P)-dependent oxidoreductase, whose amino-acid sequence MTASWRLDGRTALVTGGSRGIGLAIATALAQAGARVVVHGAEAHAREAESEAARLPGAVPLALDLGPPGSGLELAGRAGPVDILVLCASVQVEAAWDAATPEAMDLQWAVNLRESLVLAQALVPGMLERRWGRVLGVSSVQASRPHPMMMVYAGTKAALGNMLRNLAKQTAARGVTANLISPGAIETARNAAALADPGYRARVLERIPAARLGRPEDCAGAALFLCSDAAAYVTGADIPVDGGLAL is encoded by the coding sequence ATGACCGCCTCCTGGCGACTGGACGGCCGGACGGCGCTCGTCACCGGCGGCAGCCGCGGCATCGGCCTGGCCATCGCCACCGCGCTGGCGCAGGCGGGGGCGCGGGTGGTGGTGCATGGCGCCGAGGCGCATGCGCGGGAGGCGGAGTCCGAGGCGGCGCGGCTGCCCGGTGCCGTTCCGCTCGCGCTCGACCTCGGCCCGCCGGGTTCGGGGCTGGAACTCGCGGGCCGGGCGGGGCCGGTGGACATCCTGGTGCTCTGCGCCTCGGTGCAGGTCGAGGCGGCCTGGGACGCGGCGACGCCCGAGGCGATGGACCTGCAATGGGCGGTGAACCTGCGGGAGAGCCTGGTCCTGGCCCAGGCCCTGGTGCCGGGAATGCTGGAGCGGCGCTGGGGGCGGGTGCTGGGCGTATCCTCGGTGCAGGCGTCGCGGCCGCATCCGATGATGATGGTCTATGCCGGCACCAAGGCGGCGCTGGGCAATATGCTGCGCAACCTGGCGAAGCAGACGGCCGCGCGGGGCGTGACCGCCAACCTGATCTCGCCCGGCGCGATCGAGACGGCGCGCAACGCGGCCGCGCTCGCCGATCCGGGCTACCGCGCGCGGGTGCTGGAACGCATTCCCGCCGCGCGGCTGGGCCGGCCGGAGGACTGCGCGGGCGCCGCGCTGTTCCTCTGCTCCGACGCCGCCGCCTATGTCACCGGTGCCGACATCCCGGTGGATGGCGGGCTGGCGCTCTGA
- a CDS encoding ABC transporter ATP-binding protein, which produces MTAAPLLAVEGLRKWFPQKPGGLGRLSGRAPTAVQAVTDVSFTLRRGEVLGLVGESGSGKTTIGQCVMRLHEPSAGRIMFDGTDVAALPSRAMRPLRQRMQMVFQDPYASLNPRLRVGDSIAEPLETFGLLKTRAERTDRVAELLETVGLRADHAGRYPHEFSGGQRQRIGIARAIAPGPELIVADEPVSALDVSVQAQIVALIEELRARLGLTMLLIAHDLAVVEYVSDRVAVLYLGRVMEIGPAREVYRTPRHPYTRALLSAVPEARPHADRGPRIVLRGDIPSPLNPPSGCPFRTRCPEAVPACGDAVPPLRDVGADHAVACIRQEIA; this is translated from the coding sequence ATGACCGCCGCGCCGCTGCTCGCGGTCGAGGGGCTGCGCAAGTGGTTCCCGCAGAAGCCCGGCGGCCTGGGCCGCCTGTCCGGTCGCGCGCCCACTGCGGTGCAGGCGGTGACCGACGTCTCCTTCACGCTGCGCCGGGGCGAGGTGCTGGGGCTGGTGGGCGAGTCCGGCTCCGGCAAGACCACCATCGGCCAGTGCGTGATGCGGCTGCACGAGCCCTCCGCCGGCCGGATCATGTTCGACGGCACGGATGTCGCCGCCCTGCCCAGCCGCGCCATGCGCCCGCTGCGCCAGCGGATGCAGATGGTGTTCCAGGACCCCTACGCCTCGCTGAACCCGCGCCTGCGCGTGGGCGACAGCATCGCCGAGCCACTGGAGACCTTCGGCCTGCTGAAGACCCGCGCCGAACGGACCGACCGCGTGGCCGAGCTGCTGGAAACGGTCGGCCTGCGCGCCGACCATGCCGGGCGCTACCCGCACGAATTCTCCGGCGGCCAGCGCCAGCGCATCGGCATCGCCCGCGCCATCGCCCCCGGTCCGGAGCTGATCGTGGCGGACGAGCCAGTCAGCGCCCTCGACGTCTCCGTCCAGGCGCAGATCGTGGCGCTGATCGAGGAGCTGCGCGCCCGGCTCGGCCTGACCATGCTGCTCATCGCCCACGACCTGGCGGTGGTGGAATACGTCTCCGACCGCGTGGCCGTGCTCTACCTCGGCCGCGTCATGGAGATCGGCCCGGCCCGCGAGGTCTACCGCACCCCGCGCCACCCCTATACCCGCGCCCTGCTCTCCGCCGTGCCCGAGGCCCGGCCGCATGCCGATCGTGGCCCGCGCATCGTGCTGCGCGGCGACATCCCCAGCCCGCTGAACCCGCCCTCCGGCTGCCCCTTCCGCACCCGCTGCCCGGAGGCTGTCCCCGCCTGCGGGGACGCGGTTCCGCCGTTGCGCGACGTGGGCGCGGATCATGCCGTGGCCTGCATCCGTCAGGAGATCGCTTGA
- a CDS encoding ABC transporter ATP-binding protein translates to MTDFPLLSVQDLGIGFASRHRVTPVTSGVSFDVAPGETLAVVGESGSGKSVTSLAVMGLLPQPQARTLSGRILFRPEGGGPVDLLALTPEARRRLRGGQIAMIFQEPMTSLNPVFPVGDQIAEAAALHGAPGGRTGRAARDRALSALEQVGIPDPARRARSYPHEMSGGMRQRVMIAMALACNPRLLIADEPTTALDVTIQAQILDLLRRLQQEAGLSMLFITHDLGVVAEMARRVAVMYAGQVVEEGPVGDILASPRHPYTQGLLASVPELGSSWRGRRPLRPIGGAPPDPAFPPPGCRFAPRCVHVRAECRAAPPPLLAAGPGRAARCIRMGEIPALPLEQAA, encoded by the coding sequence GTGACGGATTTCCCCCTGCTCTCCGTCCAGGACCTCGGCATCGGCTTCGCCAGCCGCCACCGCGTCACGCCCGTGACCAGCGGCGTCAGCTTCGACGTCGCCCCGGGCGAGACCCTGGCCGTGGTGGGGGAATCCGGCTCCGGCAAGTCCGTCACCTCGCTCGCCGTGATGGGGCTGCTGCCGCAGCCGCAGGCGCGCACCCTCTCCGGCCGCATCCTGTTCCGGCCGGAGGGCGGGGGGCCCGTCGATCTCCTCGCCCTGACGCCCGAGGCGCGGCGGCGGCTGCGCGGCGGGCAGATCGCGATGATCTTCCAGGAGCCGATGACCTCGCTGAACCCGGTCTTCCCCGTGGGCGACCAGATCGCCGAGGCGGCCGCCCTGCACGGCGCCCCCGGCGGGCGCACCGGCCGCGCCGCACGGGATCGGGCGCTCTCGGCGCTGGAGCAGGTCGGCATCCCCGACCCCGCGCGCCGTGCCCGCAGCTATCCGCACGAGATGTCGGGCGGCATGCGGCAGCGCGTGATGATCGCCATGGCGCTGGCCTGCAACCCGCGCCTGCTGATCGCGGACGAGCCGACGACGGCGCTGGACGTGACCATCCAGGCGCAGATCCTCGACCTGCTGCGCCGCCTCCAGCAGGAGGCGGGGCTGTCCATGCTGTTCATCACCCACGATCTGGGCGTGGTGGCGGAGATGGCCCGGCGCGTGGCGGTCATGTATGCCGGCCAGGTGGTGGAGGAGGGGCCGGTGGGCGACATCCTCGCCAGCCCGCGCCACCCCTATACCCAGGGCCTGCTCGCCTCGGTGCCGGAGCTCGGCTCCTCCTGGCGCGGCCGGCGGCCCCTGCGCCCGATCGGCGGCGCCCCGCCCGACCCCGCCTTCCCTCCCCCCGGCTGCCGCTTCGCCCCGCGCTGCGTCCATGTCCGCGCCGAATGCCGCGCCGCGCCACCGCCGCTGCTCGCCGCAGGGCCCGGGCGTGCCGCCCGCTGCATCCGCATGGGCGAGATTCCCGCCCTGCCGCTGGAGCAGGCCGCATGA
- a CDS encoding ABC transporter substrate-binding protein yields the protein MNRRLALSRRALLGASAAALVPWPGLAQANAEPIRGGRIVASMDLQPRSLDPIMGDAPTSDRYVLIQMFESLVRFDEKGELVPWLAESWEYGDGGASILFRLRRGVTFHDGTPFDGEAVAFNIRRTIDPATNAPRSPDMGDVASVEVPDSHTVRVRLKGPSGAAISAFAVEAGMMCSPTALKKFGADFGRNPVGTGVFRFGEWVSGSQVVMHRNESYWRDGADGKKLPYADGVTVRFIPNTAVKMIEVKAGNVHVVDGITPRDFAEVEANPALRLMPVPPGIAQWLTFNVTRPPFNDQRLRAAVNAAMDRNQLMRAITRGYGAVTPTFVPNSEWNFDGSLRAPTLDVARAKRLLAEAGHPNGFSATLSIIQRDPDTQLAQLIQAQLRNAGINLKIEILERQAWVPKVLDHQHEIAMGRVNVPRADPDQVFSPFFGRDASQNWSGINDPEVFDAVDAARRATDRAERKRLYAKAQQLLLDRDYYAWLFFREARHVVRRELQNLEIDSGGAWLLGTAWLQPKPV from the coding sequence ATGAACCGTCGCCTCGCGCTCTCGCGCCGCGCCCTGCTGGGCGCCTCCGCCGCCGCCCTCGTGCCGTGGCCGGGCCTGGCCCAGGCCAATGCCGAGCCGATCCGCGGCGGCCGCATCGTCGCCTCGATGGACCTCCAGCCGCGCAGCCTCGACCCGATCATGGGCGACGCGCCCACCTCGGACCGCTACGTGCTGATCCAGATGTTCGAATCGCTGGTGCGCTTCGACGAGAAGGGCGAGCTGGTCCCCTGGCTGGCGGAATCCTGGGAGTACGGCGATGGTGGCGCCTCCATCCTGTTCCGCCTGCGCCGCGGCGTGACCTTCCACGACGGCACGCCCTTCGACGGCGAGGCGGTGGCCTTCAACATCCGCCGCACCATCGACCCCGCCACCAACGCGCCGCGCTCGCCGGACATGGGCGACGTCGCCTCGGTCGAGGTGCCGGACAGCCACACCGTCCGCGTGCGGCTGAAGGGCCCCTCGGGCGCGGCCATCTCCGCCTTCGCGGTGGAGGCGGGAATGATGTGCTCGCCCACGGCGCTGAAGAAGTTCGGCGCGGATTTCGGGCGCAACCCCGTCGGCACGGGCGTCTTCCGCTTCGGCGAATGGGTCTCCGGCAGCCAGGTGGTGATGCACCGCAACGAGAGCTACTGGCGCGACGGGGCGGACGGAAAGAAGCTGCCCTATGCCGACGGCGTGACGGTGCGCTTCATCCCCAACACCGCCGTCAAGATGATCGAGGTGAAGGCGGGCAACGTGCATGTCGTGGACGGCATCACCCCGCGCGACTTCGCCGAGGTGGAAGCAAACCCCGCCCTCCGCCTGATGCCGGTGCCGCCGGGCATCGCGCAGTGGCTGACCTTCAACGTCACCAGGCCGCCCTTCAACGACCAGAGGCTGCGCGCCGCGGTGAACGCGGCGATGGACCGCAACCAGCTGATGCGCGCCATCACCCGAGGATACGGCGCGGTGACGCCGACCTTCGTGCCCAACAGCGAGTGGAACTTCGACGGCTCGCTGCGCGCCCCGACCCTCGACGTGGCGCGGGCGAAGCGGCTGCTGGCCGAGGCGGGGCATCCGAACGGCTTCTCCGCCACCCTCTCCATCATCCAGCGCGACCCGGACACGCAGCTCGCCCAGCTCATCCAGGCGCAGCTCCGCAACGCCGGGATCAACCTGAAGATCGAGATCCTGGAGCGGCAGGCCTGGGTGCCCAAGGTGCTGGACCACCAGCACGAGATCGCCATGGGCCGCGTCAACGTGCCGCGCGCCGATCCGGACCAGGTGTTCAGCCCCTTCTTCGGCCGCGACGCCTCGCAGAACTGGTCCGGCATCAACGACCCGGAGGTGTTCGACGCGGTGGACGCCGCCCGCCGCGCCACCGACCGCGCCGAGCGCAAGCGGCTCTACGCGAAGGCGCAGCAGCTCCTGCTCGACCGCGACTACTACGCCTGGCTGTTCTTCCGCGAGGCGCGGCATGTCGTGCGGCGCGAGCTGCAGAACCTGGAGATCGATTCCGGCGGTGCCTGGCTGCTCGGCACCGCCTGGCTGCAACCGAAGCCGGTCTGA
- a CDS encoding FadR/GntR family transcriptional regulator, which translates to MTASAERPRLTASVTDFVLGRVAARMLRPGDALPSEAELARLLSVSKPVVREAMGRLVALGLVSVQQGKPTTIQPLSAGPFQELLRMAVRTHDNGLHEAIELRRALETEVAALAAERRSEAQVEAMFGHLATMRANPQRLDPWLRADFAFHLTLAQAAENRLLALLVDALSDVMRYTMRLMGTQMDLRDPMATLARHVAIAEGVRDRDAEAARRAMRIHFDATDSVVKAIGDDPERLARLED; encoded by the coding sequence GTGACCGCGTCCGCAGAGCGACCGCGCCTGACCGCCTCCGTCACCGATTTCGTGCTGGGCCGGGTCGCCGCCCGCATGCTCCGCCCCGGCGACGCCTTGCCCAGCGAGGCGGAGCTGGCCCGGCTGCTCTCCGTCTCCAAGCCCGTGGTGCGGGAGGCGATGGGACGGCTGGTGGCGCTGGGCCTCGTCTCCGTGCAGCAGGGCAAGCCGACCACGATCCAGCCGCTCTCCGCCGGTCCGTTCCAGGAGCTGCTGCGCATGGCGGTGCGCACGCACGACAACGGGCTGCACGAGGCGATCGAGCTGCGCCGCGCGCTGGAGACGGAGGTCGCGGCGCTGGCCGCAGAACGCCGCAGCGAGGCGCAGGTGGAGGCGATGTTCGGCCACCTCGCCACCATGCGCGCCAATCCGCAGCGGCTGGACCCCTGGCTGCGGGCCGACTTCGCCTTCCACCTGACGCTGGCCCAGGCGGCGGAGAACCGGTTGCTGGCGCTGCTGGTCGACGCGCTGTCCGACGTGATGCGCTACACCATGCGGCTGATGGGCACGCAGATGGACCTGCGCGACCCCATGGCCACCCTGGCCCGCCACGTGGCCATTGCCGAGGGCGTGCGCGACCGCGATGCGGAGGCCGCGCGCCGGGCCATGCGAATCCATTTCGACGCGACCGACAGCGTGGTGAAGGCGATCGGCGACGATCCCGAGCGCCTCGCCCGGCTGGAGGACTGA